The following are from one region of the Vitis riparia cultivar Riparia Gloire de Montpellier isolate 1030 chromosome 9, EGFV_Vit.rip_1.0, whole genome shotgun sequence genome:
- the LOC117921907 gene encoding uncharacterized protein LOC117921907 — MEVESSFSSIAPLVFDGDNYRFWAIRMKTYLDVMDLWEAVEEDYEIIPLPSNPTMAQIKHHKERKIRKSKVKACLYVVVSSTIFTYIMSFRSTKAIGDYLKIEYEEDERIRGMQVLNLIRNFELQKMKEAESIKEYFDRLLNIANRVRLLGSSLLDSRIVEKILVTVLERFEASITALENTKDLSMIIFAELLNALQAQEQRRVIRQDGVIEGALLIKHHVNAINNRNKKGKKHQGSMENIQPTTTRAKLETKGTPSSLSAFWWQISSAFQMLEKT; from the coding sequence ATGGAAGTCGAATCAAGCTTTTCTTCAATCGCCCCTCTAGTCTTCGATGGTGACAATTATCGATTCTGGGCCATTAGAATGAAGACGTACCTTGATGTTATGGACCTTTGGGAAGCTGTGGAAGAGGATTATGAAATCATTCCTCTTCCGAGCAATCCAACGATGGCTCAGATTAAGCAtcataaggaaagaaaaataaggaagTCCAAGGTAAAAGCCTGCTTATATGTTGTCGTTTCTTCCACAATCTTCACTTACATCATGTCATTTAGATCAACAAAGGCGATTGGGGATTATCTCAAGATAGAATACGAGGAAGATGAAAGAATAAGAGGAATGCAAGTTCTGAATCTGATTCGAAACTTTGAGTTGCAAAAGATGAAGGAGGCAGAATCCATCAAAGAGTATTTTGACAGGTTGCTTAACATTGCAAACCGAGTTAGATTACTTGGTTCTTCATTGCTAGACTCAAGGATAGTTGAAAAAATCCTTGTGACGGTGCTTGAAAGATTTGAGGCATCCATTACAGCCTTAGAAAACACTAAGGACTTGTCAATGATCATATTCGCAGAGCTTTTAAATGCATTGCAAGCACAGGAGCAAAGAAGAGTTATAAGGCAAGACGGTGTTATCGAGGGTGCTTTACTAATTAAGCATCACGTGAATGCAATAAATAACAGGAATAAGAAGGGTAAAAAACATCAAGGCTCAATGGAGAATATACAACCAACAACAACAAGAGCAAAACTGGAAACAAAAGGAACCCCATCCTCCCTGTCAGCATTTTGGTGGCAAATCTCATCCGCATTTCAAATGCTGGAAAAGACCTGA